A window of the Sporomusaceae bacterium genome harbors these coding sequences:
- a CDS encoding flavodoxin family protein, protein MNRKDFIVGAGAGLVTVLLGGCSSFASQGKGQQPPVALAATNGNNERGKKMKITVITGSPHKDGTSALLADKFIEGAGTAGHDVFRFNAAFEDVHPCIGCDRCGMNGPCIYKDSMEKLNPELVAAELVAFVTPLYYYGMSAQIKTVIDRFYANNSRLHVTKKAMLMATAYNSSDWTFNALTEHYKTLVRYMGWEDAGMVMAYGCGSRSAIERTDFPNQAYKLGANL, encoded by the coding sequence ATGAATAGGAAAGATTTTATCGTCGGTGCCGGAGCAGGGCTTGTAACTGTCCTGCTGGGCGGTTGCAGCAGCTTTGCATCGCAGGGCAAAGGGCAACAACCGCCAGTTGCCCTGGCAGCAACGAATGGGAATAATGAGAGGGGCAAGAAGATGAAAATTACCGTTATTACAGGCAGTCCGCATAAGGATGGTACATCGGCATTATTGGCGGATAAGTTCATCGAAGGAGCTGGAACAGCCGGCCATGACGTTTTCCGGTTTAATGCGGCGTTCGAGGATGTACATCCTTGCATTGGCTGCGACCGCTGTGGGATGAATGGTCCCTGTATATATAAAGATTCGATGGAAAAGCTCAATCCGGAACTAGTGGCAGCAGAGCTTGTCGCCTTTGTGACCCCTCTTTACTATTACGGTATGTCGGCCCAGATAAAAACCGTCATCGACCGTTTTTATGCCAACAATTCCCGATTGCATGTAACCAAAAAAGCGATGCTGATGGCGACTGCCTATAATTCGAGCGACTGGACCTTTAATGCGCTTACCGAGCATTACAAGACTCTGGTGCGTTATATGGGCTGGGAAGATGCGGGGATGGTAATGGCATACGGGTGCGGTTCAAGAAGCGCCATCGAGCGGACGGATTTCCCCAATCAAGCCTATAAGCTGGGAGCGAATTTATAA